In Corynebacterium afermentans subsp. afermentans, a genomic segment contains:
- a CDS encoding efflux RND transporter periplasmic adaptor subunit, which translates to MTTSALFLSACGFGGGDDDNAEGAGLNPGDYTVATNEGVSDSVVVNGTIEPIRSVNISTSVQSEVEQVAVKAGDRVQPQQFLASMNSEQLERQLEIQQKQQANAQADAQAQVDQARAALNAHQESVNNGTNEAIRAAQAQVNQAQAAYDAAVAANGGARIVNRGIAAVERVAGGISSDLGIRTAPPAPPAAPEAPAAPEAPAMPGQPGQPGQPGQPGMPGELSPEQLAQLTGESAAGGAGAGGAGGGAAVGPGMSVEEASAALQDAKAALAAAQSAAAQEGNQLQAQLDSAIRQAETAQLGDGDGTLEYQVRESTIYAPMAGLVTSVDVREGDIPQGKLLTIADDSRLVIRTDVRESDVPNIKEGDRVEFTTAATGKKTFKGRVTRIAPASDSVASGNQNPMQGMPQQGNNKSNEVTFPVEIEVTGDKEGLLLGGSARAEIITAEAKDALNVPLDAVYGEDSDKKVLVLATDGDDATSGTVEERSVKTGASNDVDIAVTSGELKPGDIVINWPEEYQDRVGENVEITDPNFNPDQVREAREKKERTTATVTVTSTRRAAEGQQ; encoded by the coding sequence GTGACAACCTCCGCGCTTTTCCTCAGCGCGTGCGGATTCGGCGGAGGCGACGACGACAACGCTGAGGGGGCTGGCCTGAACCCCGGCGATTACACCGTGGCCACCAACGAAGGCGTGTCCGACAGTGTTGTGGTCAACGGCACCATTGAGCCGATCCGTTCCGTGAACATCTCCACCTCGGTGCAGTCCGAGGTGGAGCAGGTGGCCGTCAAGGCCGGCGATCGCGTGCAGCCGCAGCAGTTCTTGGCCTCCATGAACTCCGAGCAGCTGGAGCGCCAGCTGGAGATTCAGCAGAAGCAGCAGGCCAACGCGCAGGCGGACGCCCAAGCGCAGGTGGATCAGGCCCGCGCGGCGCTTAACGCCCACCAGGAAAGCGTGAACAACGGCACTAACGAGGCCATCCGCGCCGCCCAGGCGCAGGTTAATCAGGCGCAGGCGGCGTACGACGCTGCCGTGGCCGCCAACGGCGGCGCTCGCATTGTCAACCGTGGCATCGCGGCCGTCGAGCGTGTCGCCGGCGGAATTTCCTCGGACCTCGGCATCAGGACGGCGCCTCCGGCACCACCGGCTGCGCCGGAGGCCCCGGCGGCACCGGAGGCCCCGGCCATGCCTGGCCAGCCGGGCCAGCCGGGCCAGCCGGGCCAGCCGGGCATGCCCGGTGAGCTGAGCCCTGAACAGCTGGCGCAGCTGACGGGGGAAAGCGCTGCTGGTGGTGCTGGCGCTGGCGGTGCTGGTGGCGGCGCTGCCGTGGGCCCGGGCATGAGCGTCGAAGAAGCAAGCGCGGCGCTGCAGGACGCGAAGGCGGCCCTGGCTGCGGCGCAGTCCGCGGCCGCGCAGGAGGGCAACCAGCTGCAGGCGCAGTTGGATTCCGCGATTCGACAGGCCGAAACTGCCCAGCTCGGCGACGGTGACGGCACCCTGGAATACCAAGTGCGCGAATCCACCATTTACGCCCCGATGGCGGGACTGGTCACCAGCGTGGACGTGCGCGAAGGTGACATCCCGCAGGGCAAGCTTTTGACCATCGCGGACGATTCCCGCCTGGTCATCCGCACCGACGTGCGCGAATCAGACGTGCCCAATATCAAGGAAGGCGACCGGGTGGAGTTCACCACCGCCGCGACTGGCAAGAAGACGTTTAAGGGCCGCGTCACCCGTATCGCGCCGGCCTCTGATTCCGTTGCCAGCGGCAACCAGAACCCGATGCAAGGTATGCCGCAGCAGGGCAACAACAAGTCCAACGAGGTGACGTTCCCGGTGGAGATCGAAGTCACCGGCGACAAGGAAGGCCTGCTGCTCGGCGGTTCCGCCCGCGCGGAAATCATCACCGCCGAGGCGAAGGACGCGCTGAACGTACCGCTAGACGCCGTCTACGGCGAGGACAGCGACAAGAAGGTGCTCGTGCTCGCCACGGACGGCGATGATGCGACGTCGGGCACCGTCGAGGAGCGTTCTGTGAAAACCGGCGCATCCAACGACGTGGACATCGCAGTCACCAGCGGCGAGCTGAAGCCGGGCGACATCGTGATCAACTGGCCGGAGGAGTACCAAGACCGAGTCGGTGAGAACGTGGAGATCACGGACCCGAACTTCAACCCGGACCAGGTGCGCGAGGCGCGGGAGAAGAAAGAGCGCACCACGGCCACGGTGACGGTCACCAGCACCCGTCGTGCGGCCGAGGGGCAGCAGTAG